One Pseudomonas brassicacearum genomic region harbors:
- a CDS encoding stage II sporulation protein M — translation MKQSLFESRHQGEWAHLSGLLDQLERSRNAPQSSDFPPAYRRLCHHLALAQARGYSSLLIDTLQQLALRGHQQLYRDRSRPSASLSSFILAGFPRLVREQWRFVLVASVMFLGSLAGIGLLVYLFPELVYSLLSAEEVSQIRGMYDPVAGHLGRSIERASSEDWAMFGYYIMHNIGIAFQTFASGLMFGLGSAFFLFFNGLTIGAVAGHLTQIGSGGTFWSFVIGHGAFELTAITLAGAAGLQLGWALIAPGRLTRGEALRLAAGKSVLMIGGVMLFLLIAAFIEAYWSSSAVSSATKYTVGALLWLLVLSYLLFAGRVRHAPE, via the coding sequence ATGAAGCAAAGCCTGTTCGAAAGTCGCCACCAAGGGGAATGGGCACATTTGTCGGGCCTGCTCGATCAATTGGAACGCAGCCGCAACGCGCCTCAAAGCAGCGATTTCCCGCCGGCCTATCGGCGGCTTTGCCATCATCTGGCACTGGCCCAGGCGCGGGGCTACAGCAGCTTGCTGATCGACACGCTGCAACAATTGGCGCTGCGGGGTCATCAGCAACTCTACCGGGATCGCAGCCGGCCATCGGCCAGTCTCTCGAGCTTTATCCTCGCCGGGTTTCCTCGGCTGGTCCGCGAACAATGGCGCTTCGTGCTGGTCGCCAGCGTGATGTTCCTGGGCAGCCTGGCGGGCATCGGGCTGTTGGTCTATCTGTTTCCCGAGTTGGTCTACAGCCTGCTGAGCGCCGAAGAAGTCAGCCAGATCCGCGGCATGTACGACCCAGTCGCCGGGCACTTGGGGCGCTCGATCGAGCGGGCGTCCAGCGAGGATTGGGCGATGTTCGGCTACTACATCATGCACAACATCGGCATTGCCTTTCAGACCTTCGCCAGTGGCTTGATGTTTGGCCTGGGCAGCGCGTTCTTCCTGTTTTTCAACGGCCTGACCATTGGCGCGGTGGCCGGCCACCTGACCCAGATCGGTTCGGGCGGCACGTTCTGGTCGTTCGTGATCGGCCACGGCGCTTTCGAACTCACCGCCATCACCCTGGCCGGCGCCGCTGGCCTGCAACTGGGCTGGGCCTTGATCGCGCCGGGGCGCCTGACCCGGGGCGAGGCCTTGCGGCTCGCCGCGGGCAAAAGCGTGCTGATGATCGGCGGGGTGATGCTGTTCCTGCTCATCGCCGCGTTCATCGAGGCTTACTGGTCGTCCAGTGCCGTGTCGTCGGCCACCAAATATACGGTCGGTGCATTGTTATGGCTGCTGGTGCTCAGTTACCTGCTGTTTGCCGGACGGGTCCGCCATGCGCCTGAGTGA
- a CDS encoding AAA family ATPase, producing MTEQNEPADGQTHAVQQRQRASQLAQAIRSELHKAVVGQSAVIDDVLTALIAGGHVLLEGVPGLGKTLLVRALARCFGGEFARIQFTPDLMPSDVTGHAVYDLQTEQFKLRKGPVFTNLLLADEINRAPAKTQAALLEAMQERQVTLEGRALPIAQPFMVLATQNPIEQEGTYPLPEAELDRFMLKVRMDYPDADQELNMVRQVSRSTRADMLDVQPLRTVLQAKDVQALQRIASDLPMDDQVLDYAVRLARTTRSWPGLTLGAGPRASIALVRCARARALLRGGEFVVPDDIKGCALAVLRHRVRLAPELDIEGLSVDQVLGQLLDQVPAPRL from the coding sequence ATGACTGAACAGAACGAACCTGCCGACGGCCAGACCCACGCCGTCCAACAGCGCCAGCGCGCCAGTCAGTTGGCCCAGGCCATTCGCAGCGAACTGCACAAGGCGGTGGTCGGCCAGAGCGCGGTGATCGACGATGTGCTCACGGCGCTGATCGCCGGTGGTCACGTCCTGCTCGAAGGGGTTCCCGGGTTGGGCAAGACCTTGCTGGTGCGTGCCCTGGCCCGTTGTTTCGGTGGCGAGTTCGCGCGCATCCAGTTCACCCCCGACCTGATGCCCAGCGACGTCACCGGGCACGCGGTGTACGACCTGCAGACCGAGCAATTCAAGCTGCGCAAGGGCCCGGTGTTCACCAACCTGCTGCTGGCCGACGAGATCAACCGCGCACCGGCCAAGACCCAGGCCGCGCTGCTCGAGGCCATGCAGGAGCGCCAGGTCACCCTCGAAGGCCGCGCCTTGCCCATCGCCCAACCGTTCATGGTGCTCGCCACCCAGAACCCCATCGAACAGGAAGGCACCTACCCGCTGCCGGAAGCCGAGCTCGACCGTTTCATGCTCAAGGTGCGCATGGACTACCCCGACGCCGACCAGGAATTGAACATGGTGCGCCAGGTCAGCCGCTCGACCCGGGCCGACATGCTTGATGTACAGCCGTTGCGCACGGTGTTGCAGGCCAAGGACGTGCAGGCCCTGCAACGCATCGCCAGCGATCTACCGATGGACGACCAGGTGCTCGACTACGCCGTGCGCCTGGCCCGCACCACTCGCAGCTGGCCGGGGCTGACCCTCGGCGCCGGGCCGCGCGCCTCGATTGCCCTGGTGCGCTGCGCCCGGGCGCGGGCGTTGTTGCGCGGCGGCGAGTTCGTGGTGCCGGACGACATCAAGGGCTGCGCCCTGGCCGTGCTGCGCCATCGCGTGCGGCTGGCGCCGGAGCTGGACATCGAAGGACTCTCGGTGGATCAGGTGCTGGGGCAGTTGCTCGATCAAGTGCCGGCGCCGCGGTTGTGA
- a CDS encoding Ig-like domain-containing protein, with the protein MSKPIIQANESLVLNGEFKQAFTHWKKGPINPNWLGTADESYEGVPIRFLKAGNRSSVSQLLAAPKAPAANARYALSFLCEMRHSEAGRLVVKVDGQPHEQVIALLPGEPRDAVQDQARLREGQPLVFQPISYEEDLDLPFEAHDTLEVSVFSPPNAAGDLISSVCVTRINLQLHLEPAVMRMLRLDEQSLSASGPLYICLGASGDLAHQLEFVPDPDNAWLDTQAALTSDDNPLGAIVATPAWGVNHPLASAWTLDCPLIGDQDPYLFSLNLLNQYTADPYPVQVSLGHHRLAFHDVLEAAYYPVLEYNQSVRLGVQVTSYYTGQPLSGRTVSWSSTIRQIRDSAETGTDGWAYFDCLPTQAGDFEIEASVESPYYATGVVTQTLAVRVLATDPWKEVQAVVEGEQAPWEDKIGYPNRGSDYPVDLKLPADSPLQGTALSLHWSGDSHEQLGVVVSPALETPVPVTGAELAWTLTSEDCLDGQFDLQLVCSKLLLPSPKKSMSLARNLVKVGEVREANKFPVVDESESVLLRVQVVHFTVSGDGDPVVNAQVQWTVAADPIANVTTGSGGWASVWYTPQSAGDKVVVASIKAHGEAVAVEQPFDVKAIATSPWKDEVTIRLDDVEVQRNGLGVLCRRGQTHKLKVVPKSGSAWIGQNISLHWRGADPDIGLVPADLGTPKPLVAAGTEWNLASQVGTSISSLFELELRLESVSVVRELTGRLVAEDLAEEISLRLDQIIASLDAQTLYPCLGALHRFSVLPNALSPLVGLESTLAWAGTSAEDLGATVRPALNLAQPVHDGGAIWVLDFTASEQPGQFSLAWAIPSLDFVATAKPMTLAHNKVRIHDWRDSPVDPVVGQEPAWLWVQVLSHFTGRVVAGVPVTWAADGSSNEPTNADGWSGFAVVPASAAEQAVKASVSSPYDGYEEERLFALTALAEDPWAGLMVQFDGAPAEPWGEKTYFPRRKGEHVFELTAAENSPLFERDLTLGMTGTGPTALGIRFLPEALGMPRRFSREGLQYMFKADDLKDGSFALRLASQRLASLSPANAMSLGEGEQVLKIRFDSSVSQTLDWEQELVEQVTVVSSISGRPIAGVTVMWRSDDLGGVTSVTDYYGVARVRFVPTTPGAAQLTATVGEGEQLQTVALTYFLNEPRKIQSLGSDKPNGHLGELVSAVVTVVSAMTGEPLQDVEVMWEYPNITIASTRTETDGRAHVQFRLPGVRKGLLQAVVPGGYAGWEVALMVFELVPNEMTWLQEFKPYVNGEPVKWPDVELNLVTGEVCTLTLDYEYSWLIGDPDAQILLEYKPGEEAQGLVFDPPLGQLVVMAQGTTSLSWSITADETAQSGTFVLQFGIPLIAEFPKSPPLPGNVVVHELDVKLDEVSVAFGGDAYPCHGARHTLTVRSKVAGQAASEQVRLIWDGESAESLGVIVTPPLDSPQFLTPEGVTWQLNCSGTTRNGEFSLRMQKVDSGDTTEPLALTLAHNFVRVERWETLAPKTESPPPDRVKYIRALSRFTNRAAPNVAILVDGQPSELRTDARGQAEKWEFGDEHFYLTIYNQYDGSTV; encoded by the coding sequence ATGAGTAAGCCCATTATCCAGGCCAACGAAAGTCTCGTGCTCAACGGCGAGTTCAAGCAGGCGTTCACACACTGGAAAAAGGGGCCGATCAATCCGAACTGGTTGGGTACTGCGGATGAATCGTATGAAGGCGTGCCGATCCGCTTTTTAAAAGCCGGCAACAGGTCCTCGGTCAGTCAACTGTTGGCAGCGCCGAAAGCCCCGGCTGCCAATGCTCGTTATGCGCTCAGCTTCCTCTGTGAAATGCGGCATTCAGAAGCGGGAAGGTTGGTCGTCAAGGTGGACGGACAGCCCCATGAACAGGTCATTGCGCTGTTGCCCGGCGAACCTCGCGATGCGGTGCAGGATCAGGCACGGCTCAGGGAGGGGCAACCGTTGGTATTCCAGCCAATCTCATATGAAGAGGACCTGGACCTGCCATTCGAGGCGCATGACACCCTTGAAGTCAGTGTATTCAGCCCGCCCAACGCGGCTGGGGATCTCATTTCAAGCGTCTGCGTCACTCGCATCAACCTCCAGCTGCATCTTGAGCCGGCGGTGATGCGGATGCTCAGGCTGGACGAGCAATCGCTGAGCGCATCAGGACCTTTGTACATCTGTCTGGGGGCCTCGGGAGACTTGGCCCATCAGCTTGAGTTCGTCCCCGATCCGGACAATGCCTGGCTGGATACCCAAGCGGCATTGACCAGCGACGACAACCCACTGGGCGCGATTGTTGCGACACCAGCCTGGGGCGTGAATCATCCCTTGGCGTCAGCCTGGACGCTGGATTGCCCGTTGATCGGCGATCAGGACCCCTATCTGTTCTCGCTGAACCTGCTCAATCAGTACACCGCCGATCCTTATCCGGTGCAGGTGTCGCTCGGTCATCATCGGCTGGCATTTCATGACGTGCTCGAGGCGGCGTATTACCCGGTACTCGAATACAACCAGTCTGTGCGCCTTGGGGTCCAGGTCACCTCCTATTACACCGGCCAGCCCTTGAGCGGGCGCACCGTGAGCTGGAGTTCCACTATTCGGCAGATAAGAGATAGCGCCGAGACCGGCACGGACGGCTGGGCTTATTTTGACTGCCTGCCGACGCAGGCGGGGGATTTCGAGATCGAAGCGTCGGTCGAGAGTCCTTACTACGCCACGGGCGTGGTGACGCAAACCCTGGCGGTCCGGGTGCTGGCGACGGATCCGTGGAAGGAGGTGCAGGCGGTCGTCGAGGGAGAGCAAGCACCTTGGGAAGACAAGATCGGCTATCCCAATCGAGGGTCGGATTACCCGGTGGATCTGAAACTGCCAGCAGACAGTCCTTTGCAGGGGACGGCGCTGTCGTTGCACTGGAGCGGTGATTCCCATGAGCAACTGGGCGTCGTGGTCAGCCCGGCGCTTGAAACGCCGGTGCCGGTCACGGGTGCCGAACTGGCCTGGACCCTGACGAGCGAAGATTGCCTGGACGGTCAATTCGACCTGCAGTTGGTCTGCTCGAAACTGCTGCTGCCTTCACCGAAAAAATCCATGTCGCTGGCGCGTAATCTGGTCAAGGTTGGCGAGGTACGCGAGGCCAACAAGTTTCCCGTGGTAGACGAAAGCGAAAGCGTGCTGTTGCGGGTGCAAGTGGTGCACTTCACCGTCAGCGGCGACGGTGACCCCGTTGTTAATGCGCAGGTGCAATGGACGGTCGCCGCTGACCCGATTGCCAACGTCACCACGGGCTCCGGTGGTTGGGCCAGCGTGTGGTACACGCCGCAGAGCGCGGGGGACAAGGTGGTCGTCGCCAGCATCAAGGCCCATGGGGAGGCCGTTGCGGTGGAGCAGCCTTTCGATGTGAAAGCGATTGCGACCAGTCCTTGGAAAGATGAAGTCACGATTCGGCTGGATGACGTCGAAGTCCAACGCAATGGGCTCGGTGTGCTGTGCCGGCGTGGTCAGACACATAAGCTCAAAGTCGTGCCGAAATCCGGCAGCGCGTGGATCGGCCAAAACATCAGTTTGCACTGGCGTGGGGCCGACCCGGATATCGGATTGGTGCCCGCTGACCTTGGCACGCCCAAGCCTCTGGTGGCAGCCGGTACCGAATGGAATCTCGCCTCACAGGTGGGTACCAGTATCAGCAGTCTGTTTGAGCTGGAGCTACGTCTGGAGAGTGTTTCAGTCGTCAGGGAGCTGACCGGCCGATTGGTGGCCGAGGACCTGGCCGAAGAAATCAGCCTGAGACTCGATCAGATAATCGCCTCGCTGGATGCGCAGACGCTCTATCCATGCCTGGGAGCGCTGCACCGCTTCAGCGTTTTGCCTAATGCGCTGAGCCCGCTGGTGGGACTGGAGTCAACCCTGGCGTGGGCGGGGACGTCCGCCGAGGATTTGGGGGCCACGGTTCGACCCGCATTGAATCTTGCGCAACCGGTCCACGACGGCGGCGCGATCTGGGTGCTGGATTTTACCGCCAGCGAGCAACCGGGCCAGTTTTCCCTGGCGTGGGCAATACCCTCGCTGGATTTTGTCGCCACCGCGAAGCCGATGACGCTGGCCCATAACAAAGTCCGGATCCATGACTGGCGCGACTCACCGGTGGACCCGGTGGTGGGGCAGGAACCGGCGTGGCTGTGGGTTCAGGTGCTCTCTCACTTTACCGGGCGTGTGGTCGCCGGTGTTCCGGTGACATGGGCTGCGGACGGCTCCAGCAACGAGCCTACGAACGCCGATGGCTGGTCCGGTTTTGCCGTGGTCCCGGCAAGCGCCGCAGAGCAGGCCGTGAAGGCATCCGTGAGCAGTCCCTACGACGGCTATGAAGAGGAGCGGTTATTTGCGCTGACGGCACTGGCGGAGGATCCCTGGGCAGGGTTGATGGTTCAGTTTGATGGTGCACCGGCCGAACCTTGGGGGGAAAAGACCTATTTTCCGCGCCGTAAGGGCGAGCACGTGTTTGAGCTGACGGCCGCCGAGAACAGCCCTTTGTTTGAACGCGACTTGACACTGGGCATGACCGGGACCGGACCGACCGCGCTGGGAATCCGGTTTTTGCCAGAGGCCCTGGGCATGCCGCGCAGGTTTTCCAGAGAGGGATTGCAGTACATGTTCAAGGCCGACGATCTGAAAGATGGCAGCTTTGCCTTGCGCCTGGCATCGCAGCGTCTTGCCAGCTTGTCACCCGCCAATGCGATGTCGTTGGGGGAAGGTGAGCAAGTGCTGAAAATCAGATTTGACAGCAGTGTTTCTCAAACCCTGGATTGGGAGCAGGAACTCGTCGAACAGGTCACCGTGGTGTCCTCCATCAGCGGCAGGCCTATCGCCGGTGTGACCGTGATGTGGCGGAGTGATGACTTGGGGGGAGTGACCTCGGTGACCGACTACTACGGGGTGGCGCGAGTGCGTTTTGTTCCCACCACACCTGGCGCCGCCCAACTGACCGCGACGGTGGGGGAAGGGGAGCAACTGCAAACGGTGGCGTTGACCTACTTCCTGAATGAGCCACGGAAAATCCAGTCGCTGGGTAGCGATAAACCCAATGGTCATTTGGGGGAACTGGTTTCAGCGGTCGTGACCGTGGTATCGGCCATGACCGGCGAGCCTTTGCAAGACGTTGAAGTGATGTGGGAGTACCCCAACATCACGATTGCTTCAACGAGAACTGAAACCGATGGGCGAGCCCATGTGCAATTCAGATTGCCGGGGGTTCGTAAAGGTCTGTTGCAAGCCGTTGTCCCGGGTGGCTACGCGGGATGGGAGGTTGCCCTTATGGTGTTTGAACTGGTACCCAATGAAATGACCTGGCTCCAGGAGTTCAAGCCTTACGTCAATGGCGAACCGGTGAAGTGGCCTGACGTGGAACTGAATCTGGTCACAGGCGAAGTTTGCACGTTGACGCTCGACTACGAATACAGCTGGTTGATTGGTGATCCGGACGCCCAGATCCTTCTGGAATACAAGCCGGGCGAGGAAGCACAAGGTCTGGTTTTTGATCCGCCGTTAGGGCAGTTGGTGGTGATGGCGCAGGGCACGACGTCGTTGAGTTGGTCGATCACGGCCGACGAGACAGCGCAGAGCGGCACCTTTGTGTTGCAGTTCGGCATTCCTCTAATTGCAGAATTCCCCAAGTCCCCTCCGTTGCCCGGGAACGTCGTCGTGCATGAGCTTGACGTCAAGCTTGACGAGGTTTCGGTTGCTTTTGGGGGGGATGCCTACCCCTGTCATGGTGCCCGACACACATTGACAGTCCGATCGAAAGTTGCCGGTCAAGCGGCGAGCGAGCAGGTAAGACTGATATGGGACGGCGAGTCTGCGGAGAGTCTTGGTGTAATCGTCACTCCGCCATTGGACAGTCCTCAGTTTCTGACTCCTGAGGGCGTAACATGGCAGTTGAATTGTTCCGGTACGACTCGCAATGGAGAGTTTTCCTTGCGGATGCAGAAGGTGGATTCGGGGGATACGACTGAGCCATTGGCGTTGACGCTGGCGCACAATTTCGTGAGGGTCGAGCGTTGGGAAACGTTAGCGCCCAAAACGGAGAGTCCGCCGCCTGATCGCGTTAAATACATTCGTGCCCTCTCCAGATTTACCAATAGAGCGGCACCCAATGTTGCAATTCTGGTTGACGGCCAACCTTCCGAGCTCCGTACCGATGCTCGTGGCCAGGCCGAGAAATGGGAGTTTGGGGATGAGCATTTCTATTTGACGATCTACAACCAATACGATGGGAGCACCGTCTGA
- a CDS encoding DUF4350 domain-containing protein, translating to MSRRAGLLTGALLVALVGALGTYLYVKAVPYQETLDHGPSPEAQANPYLAAEHFLRKQGINVEHANNLSVLPTLEPRQRSLLLLGERTHMTPREVDQLMNWTRAGGRLLFVAEALWDNSTGSSGDLLLDRVHLRQLLSEDLKEPAPELIKDRYPELTKLYLEDEEAPAYIGFDTDFHLEDPQNLAQAWANSALATHMMQLTLGLGTITVITDAELWKNEHIDQYDNAWLLWYLSADTDVTLLFDTDHDDLLTLLLRYFPQALVALLALVALWLWRSAVRHGPLQQPAPKARRQLEEHLQASAGFHLRHNGQQQLLQTLQQDVLRRARHLHPGFEQLAVAEQWQVLARLTRQPTRAISQALSPRPKKRMSSAEFCRQVAHLQTLRNAL from the coding sequence ATGAGCCGGCGCGCAGGGTTGCTGACCGGCGCACTGCTGGTCGCGCTGGTGGGTGCATTGGGCACTTATCTCTATGTGAAAGCCGTGCCGTATCAGGAAACCCTCGATCACGGCCCTTCTCCCGAAGCCCAGGCCAACCCTTACCTGGCCGCCGAACACTTCTTGCGCAAGCAGGGTATCAACGTCGAGCACGCCAATAACCTGAGCGTGCTTCCCACCTTGGAACCTCGCCAGCGCAGCCTGCTGTTGCTGGGTGAACGTACCCACATGACGCCACGGGAAGTCGACCAGTTGATGAACTGGACCCGGGCCGGTGGACGCTTGCTGTTTGTCGCCGAGGCCTTGTGGGATAACAGCACCGGTAGCAGCGGCGACTTGCTGCTGGATCGCGTGCACCTGCGCCAACTCCTGAGCGAAGACCTCAAGGAGCCTGCCCCCGAGCTCATCAAGGATCGTTACCCAGAGCTGACCAAATTGTACCTGGAAGACGAAGAGGCGCCTGCGTATATCGGCTTCGACACCGACTTCCACCTCGAAGACCCGCAGAACCTCGCCCAGGCCTGGGCCAACAGTGCCCTGGCGACCCACATGATGCAACTGACCCTCGGCTTGGGCACGATCACGGTCATCACCGACGCCGAGCTATGGAAGAACGAGCACATCGACCAGTACGACAACGCCTGGCTGCTCTGGTATTTGAGCGCCGATACAGACGTCACGCTGCTGTTCGACACCGATCACGACGACCTGCTGACCCTGCTGCTGCGCTATTTCCCCCAGGCACTGGTGGCGCTGCTGGCCCTGGTTGCCCTGTGGCTCTGGCGCTCGGCGGTACGCCATGGCCCGCTGCAGCAACCGGCGCCCAAGGCGCGGCGTCAGCTGGAAGAACACTTGCAGGCCAGTGCCGGTTTCCATCTGCGCCACAATGGCCAGCAGCAGCTGTTGCAGACCTTGCAACAGGACGTGCTGCGCCGGGCCCGCCATCTTCATCCCGGTTTCGAACAACTGGCCGTCGCCGAACAATGGCAGGTGCTCGCCCGCCTGACCCGCCAACCCACGCGAGCCATCAGCCAGGCCTTGAGCCCCCGGCCGAAAAAGCGGATGTCCAGCGCTGAGTTCTGCCGCCAGGTCGCCCATTTGCAAACCCTCAGGAATGCCTTATGA
- a CDS encoding DUF4129 domain-containing protein translates to MRLSDATVVIRPRTTWEAMDLGVLMSQQHRRLLMSSWAIVTLPVYALLTLLLWDSPSLVVLVFWWLKPAFDRLPLYILSKALFGETPTLKQALRQWPALLKPQLFASLTWRRLSLNRSFLMPVVQLEGLAGEAREQRLRVLLQRNGGVAQWLTIIGVHLETALWFGLMALFYLFVPQQVELEWDWQTLLDTTEYGWLWFEHLVNFLYPLVLIVWEPIYVACGFSLYLNRRTILEGWDIELAFRRLRQRLSNAAPVLMLLVLMLLPLSPPAWAAEDNSAPDSPRLLNQPVTSEAARDSIKAILDAPPFKNPETVTRYRFGEETTDAPQKSEAPDWFKAMFKWMGSQRFDIIAALIQIALWACLVSAIVWLAWRYRERLKSLANRRPMKRTPVERPAPAQMFGLDIRQESLPVDVAASVEQLWSDNPREALGLLYRALLSRLHHDFKVPLKPADTEGQVLQRVEQLQQANLLGFSESLTRHWQNIAYGHRAPPPHLQQELCDGWRGLFGPGASR, encoded by the coding sequence ATGCGCCTGAGTGACGCCACCGTCGTCATCCGCCCGCGCACCACCTGGGAAGCCATGGACCTCGGTGTGCTGATGAGCCAGCAACATCGACGGTTGCTGATGAGCAGTTGGGCCATCGTCACGCTGCCGGTGTATGCGCTGCTGACCCTGTTGTTGTGGGATTCGCCGTCCCTGGTCGTGCTGGTGTTCTGGTGGTTGAAACCGGCCTTTGACCGGCTGCCGCTGTACATTCTCTCCAAGGCGCTGTTTGGCGAAACGCCTACGTTGAAGCAGGCCTTGCGCCAGTGGCCCGCGTTGCTCAAGCCCCAATTGTTCGCCAGCCTGACCTGGCGACGGCTGAGCCTGAACCGCAGCTTCCTGATGCCCGTGGTGCAACTGGAAGGGCTCGCCGGCGAGGCGCGGGAGCAGCGCTTGCGAGTCCTGTTGCAACGCAACGGCGGCGTGGCGCAATGGCTGACCATCATCGGCGTGCACCTGGAAACCGCCTTGTGGTTCGGCCTGATGGCCCTGTTCTATCTGTTCGTGCCGCAACAGGTCGAACTGGAATGGGACTGGCAGACACTGCTCGACACCACGGAATACGGCTGGTTGTGGTTCGAACACCTGGTGAACTTCCTGTATCCCCTCGTGCTGATCGTCTGGGAGCCGATCTATGTCGCCTGCGGCTTCAGCCTCTACCTGAACCGGCGCACGATCCTCGAGGGCTGGGACATCGAACTGGCGTTCCGTCGCCTGCGCCAACGCCTGAGCAACGCAGCCCCGGTGCTGATGCTCTTGGTATTGATGCTGCTGCCACTGTCGCCCCCGGCCTGGGCCGCCGAAGACAACAGCGCCCCCGACAGCCCCCGGCTGCTCAATCAACCCGTCACCAGCGAAGCGGCCCGAGACAGCATCAAGGCGATCCTCGACGCCCCGCCGTTCAAGAACCCGGAAACGGTCACCCGCTATCGTTTCGGCGAAGAAACCACCGACGCCCCCCAAAAGAGCGAAGCCCCGGACTGGTTCAAGGCAATGTTCAAATGGATGGGCAGCCAACGCTTCGACATCATCGCCGCGCTGATCCAGATCGCCCTGTGGGCCTGCCTGGTGAGCGCGATCGTTTGGCTGGCCTGGCGCTATCGGGAACGGCTCAAGTCCCTGGCCAATCGTCGGCCGATGAAACGGACACCCGTCGAACGCCCGGCACCGGCCCAGATGTTCGGCCTGGATATCCGCCAAGAGAGCCTGCCGGTCGACGTGGCTGCCAGCGTCGAGCAGTTATGGTCCGACAATCCCCGCGAGGCCCTGGGCCTGCTCTACCGAGCCCTGCTCAGTCGCTTGCACCATGATTTCAAGGTCCCGCTGAAGCCGGCCGACACCGAAGGCCAGGTGTTGCAACGCGTCGAACAACTTCAACAGGCCAACCTGCTGGGCTTCAGCGAAAGCCTGACCCGGCACTGGCAGAACATTGCCTATGGGCACCGTGCACCGCCGCCTCATCTGCAACAGGAACTGTGTGACGGCTGGCGCGGGCTGTTCGGTCCGGGGGCGTCTCGATGA
- a CDS encoding DUF58 domain-containing protein encodes MKPSRLLLIWLAALLALGIVLGALRALGVAIPSTLLSINWGLLLALLALALLDAVRLRRLPSPRVQRQMPVSLALGRWGEVRLEISHDFEQPLEVGLFDHVPNGLDFENLPLVVELQPGQHSQVGYLLRPLKRGHFTFEHCEVNLPSPLGLWAQKRLMDALEDIRVYPDFARLYEGQLLAVDNWLSQLGIRQRQRRGQGQEFHQLREFREGDSLRQIDWKATARHRMPIAREYEDERDQQIIFMLDCGRRMRSQDGELSHFDHALNACLLLSYTALRQGDAVGLSTFASEQPRYLAPVKGTNQLNVLLNTVYDLDSSQRPADYQAAVNQLLTRQKRRALVVLVTNLRDEDDEELLTAVKRLGQQHRVLVASLREEALDRLRQTPVQTLPEALSYCGTVDYLNARAELHERLSAHGVAVLQARPGELGAELVTLYLGWKKAGNL; translated from the coding sequence ATGAAACCCTCGCGCCTGCTCCTGATCTGGCTCGCGGCACTGCTGGCCCTCGGCATCGTCCTGGGCGCATTGCGGGCGCTGGGCGTGGCGATCCCATCGACCCTGTTGTCCATCAACTGGGGCTTGCTGTTGGCCTTGCTGGCCCTGGCGCTGCTTGACGCCGTGCGGCTCAGGCGCTTGCCTTCGCCCCGGGTGCAACGGCAGATGCCGGTAAGCCTGGCCCTGGGTCGTTGGGGCGAGGTTCGTCTGGAGATCAGCCATGACTTCGAGCAGCCGCTGGAGGTCGGGCTCTTCGATCATGTCCCCAATGGCCTGGACTTCGAAAACCTCCCCCTGGTGGTGGAGCTTCAACCCGGCCAACACAGTCAGGTCGGCTACCTCCTGCGCCCGCTCAAGCGCGGCCACTTCACCTTCGAACACTGCGAAGTCAACCTGCCGAGCCCGTTGGGCCTGTGGGCTCAAAAACGCCTGATGGATGCGCTCGAAGACATCCGCGTCTACCCGGATTTCGCCCGGCTCTACGAAGGTCAACTGCTGGCTGTGGACAACTGGCTCAGCCAGCTCGGTATCCGTCAGCGCCAACGGCGCGGCCAGGGGCAGGAATTTCATCAACTGCGCGAATTTCGCGAGGGCGACAGCCTGCGCCAGATCGACTGGAAGGCCACTGCCCGCCACCGCATGCCAATTGCCCGTGAATACGAGGACGAGCGTGACCAGCAGATCATCTTCATGCTCGATTGCGGCCGGCGCATGCGCAGCCAGGACGGCGAGTTGTCGCATTTCGATCACGCGCTCAATGCCTGCCTGCTGCTCAGCTACACCGCCCTGCGCCAGGGCGATGCGGTGGGCCTGAGCACCTTCGCCAGCGAACAGCCACGCTACCTCGCCCCGGTCAAAGGCACCAACCAGCTCAACGTGCTGCTCAACACCGTGTACGACCTGGACAGCAGTCAGCGCCCCGCCGACTACCAGGCCGCCGTCAACCAACTGTTGACCCGGCAAAAACGCCGGGCCCTGGTGGTGCTGGTGACCAATCTTCGGGATGAGGACGACGAAGAACTGCTAACCGCCGTCAAACGGCTCGGCCAGCAGCATCGGGTGTTGGTGGCGAGCCTGCGGGAAGAGGCGCTGGACCGGTTACGCCAGACGCCCGTGCAAACGTTGCCCGAAGCCCTGAGCTACTGTGGAACAGTGGATTATCTGAACGCCCGGGCCGAACTGCATGAGCGCCTGAGCGCCCATGGCGTGGCGGTACTGCAAGCCCGGCCCGGGGAACTGGGGGCCGAGCTGGTGACGTTGTATCTGGGGTGGAAGAAGGCGGGGAATCTATAG